CGAACCTGTCCGGAGCCTTGGGGAGGACCTGGACCTTATTGCCGCCCAGCTCACCCACGCGGGTCAGCGCGCGGCGGAGTTCGGCGTCGAACTCTGGACAGAGTCCCTGCATTTCCTGCGCTTCTGCTGGAACCTCGAACGCGCGGAAGTGCTGGCACAGCGGCTGGCGGGCACCGGCGTCGGAATTGTCATGGACTTCAGCCATATCGTCGCCGCCGGCGAAGACCCGCTGGAGTACCTCGAACGGCGCAAGGGCAGTATTTCCCACGTCCATCTCCGGGATGCCGTGCCGGGCAACATCAACCTCAGCATCGGCAACGGCAACGCCGATTTTGCCGCAGGGCTGCGCCGCCTTGCGGCGGACGGCTACGGGGGGCACTTCTCGCTGGAACTCGAAACCAGGGACGTCACCCACGACGAACGCCCCGCAGCGGCAGCCAAAGCCGCGAGCTTCATCACTGACCTCATCTGACCATCGACACCCACTTCAACAATCCAAACGATTCAAGGGAGCATCATGACCACCATCCAGCGCACCGCCGTACTCACCGGGGCAACCTCGGACCGGGGCATCGGCATCACCACCGCCCGCCGCTACGCACGCCAGGGCTGGGCGGTGGTGATCCTGGACCTCGATGGCGAGAAGTCCGCCAAGGTCGCCGCCGAAATCGGCAATGAATTCAACGTCCCCGCCTTCGGCCACGAGATCGACGTCGCCTACGAAGCGTCCGTCACCGCAGCCCAGGCCGCCGTCGCCGCCGAGGTCGCTT
The Arthrobacter sp. PGP41 genome window above contains:
- a CDS encoding sugar phosphate isomerase/epimerase family protein, whose product is MFNSRLGCSSISFRHQDLPAALRTISGLGFEEIDLGALPGVCDHVPYNLDAPAVEAVTAEVAASGLRVRSVNGDIGDLNAVLDAGQQAARERHLEALLTLTRNTGAKALVLPCGALSHEPVRSLGEDLDLIAAQLTHAGQRAAEFGVELWTESLHFLRFCWNLERAEVLAQRLAGTGVGIVMDFSHIVAAGEDPLEYLERRKGSISHVHLRDAVPGNINLSIGNGNADFAAGLRRLAADGYGGHFSLELETRDVTHDERPAAAAKAASFITDLI